CCGCGGTGGTGGACGCCGTCCCCGCGGCCGCCGAGCGCGTCTCCGCCGAGACCGGGGCACCGGCCCGCACGGTGGAGGAGGTGCTGGCCGACGACGGGATCGACGCCGTCCTCAACCTCACCCCGCCGCAGATGCACGCCCCGTTGAGCATCAGCGCGCTGGAGGCCGGCAAGCACGTCTACCTGGAGAAGCCTTTCGCCACCAGCCTGGCCGATGCCGACGCCATGCTGCGTGCGGCCACGGCCGCCGGCCGGCGTCTGGGCAGCGCCCCGGACACCGTGCTCGGCACCGGCGTCCAGACCGCCCGCCAGCTGGTCGACTCCGGCGCCATCGGGCAGCCGGTGGCGGCGACGGCCTTCATGATGAGCCCCGGGCACGAGAGCTGGCACCCCAACCCGGCCTTCTACTACCAGCACGGCGCCGGGCCGCTGCTGGACATGGGCGTCTACTACCTGACCGCCCTGGTCACCCTGCTCGGCCCGATCGAGGGCGTCAGCGCCATGGGCTCCCGGGTGCGCAGCCAGCGGGTGGTGCCCGAGGGGGCGCCGCGCGCCGGTGAGGTGATCGAGCCCGAGGTGGACACCCACGTCAGCGCGGTCCTCCGCCACGAGAGCGGCGTGCTCAGCACCCTGGTGGTCAGCTTCGACGCCCCGGCCAGCCGGCTGCCGCGGATCGAGCTGTACGGCACCGAGGCCAGCCTCGACGTGCCCGACCCCAACCGGTTCGACGACCCGGTGGGGATCAGCACCGAGATGCGCGGGACGACCTTCACCCCCGTGCCGCCCAGCGCCGGCTACCGCGAGGCCGGGCGCGGCTACGGCCTGGCCGACATGGCCCGCGCCATCCTCCGCGACGAGCCGCACCGGCAGAGCGCCGAGCTCGGTTACCACGTCAACGAGGTGATGGAGCGGGCCCTGGAGTCCATCCAGGAACGGCGCGAGGTGGCGGTGCGCAGCCGCTGCGAGCGTCCCGCCGCCGTGCCCCTGGACGCCACCCCCGACGTCGCCTGACCCGACCCTGGACCGGAGGACACCGATGAGCAGAGCCCACCGACCGCTGCGCGTGGCCATGATCGGCTACGCCTTCATGGGCGCCGCGCACTCCCAGGCGTGGCGCAACGTGCACCGCTTCTTCGACCTCGAGCTGACCCCGGAGATGGCCGTCCTGGTCGGCCGGGACGCCGAGGCCGTCGCGGCGGCCGCCACCACCCTCGGCTGGGCCGAGACCAGCACCGACTGGCGCGAGGTCGTCGCCCGCGACGACATCGACGTGGTGGACATCTGCACCCCGGGTGACACCCACGCCGAGATCGCCCTGGCCGCCCTGGCCGCCGGCAAGCACGTGCTGTGCGAGAAGCCGCTGGCCAACACCGTGGCCGAGGCCGAGGAGATGGTCGCCGCGGCCGAGCGGGCGCGCGCCGAGGGCGTCCGCTCGATGGTCGGGTTCAGCTACCGCCGCGTCCCCGCGGTGGCGCTGATGCGCCAGATGGTGGCCGAGGGCGCGGTGGGGGAGATCCGCCACATCCGCGGCCTCTACCTCCAGGACTGGATCGTCGACCCGGAGTTCCCGCTGGTCTGGCGGCTGCAGAAGGACAAGGCCGGCTCGGGGGCGCTCGGCGACATCGGCGCCCACATCCTCGACATGGCCCAGTTCGTCACCGGCCAGCGGCTGTCGTCGCTGACCGCGCGGACCGAGACCTTCGTCAAGGAACGACCGCTCGTGGAGCAGGCCGGGGGCTCGGGCGGCAAGCTCGGCGCCTCGGCCGCCGGCGCCCGCACCGGACCCGTGACCGTGGACGACGCCGCGGTGGTGCTGGCCCGTACCGACGGCGGCGCGCTGGCCACCTTCGAGGCCACCCGCTTCGCCACCGGGCGCCGCAACCGGATCTCGCTGGAGGTCAACGGCTCGGCGGGCTCGCTGGCCTTCGATTTCGAGCAGATGAACGAGCTCCAGCACTACGACCACAGCCTCGGCGACCGGGCCGGGTTCAGCACGATCTCGGTGACCGAGCCGACCCACCCCTACCTCGAGGCCTGGTGGCCGCCCGGTCACGGGCTGGGCTACGAGCACACCTTCGTCAACCAGGCGCGGGACTTCCTGGTCGCCCTGGCCGCGGGGGAGGACCCGAGCCCGTCCTTCGCCGACGGCGCGCAGATCCAGCAGCTGCTGGCCGCGGTGGAGACCAGCTCGGCCGAGGGGTCCTGGCAGCAGCTCTGAACGCCCCGATCCCACGGATCTGTCGGTGCCGCCTGCCACGCCGGGTGGCACCGACACCGGAGGAGGCGCCGTGCCGAACCTGCACCACGTGATCGACTACGTCGAGCTCGGCGTCACCGACCTGCCGGCCGCCCGCTCGTTCTACGAGCAGGCGTTCGGCTGGGCGTTCACCGACTACGGGCCCGGCTACGCCGGCATCCAGGGTCCCGGCGGGGAGGGTGAGGTGGGTGGTATCACCACCACCCGCCGGCCGGGCGGTGAGGGCCCGCTGGTGCTGCTGTACTCCGACGACCTCGACGCCACGCTGGCCGGGGTGACCGCGGCCGGCGGGACGGTGGTCACCGAGCCCGAGGTCTTCCCCGGCGGGCGGCGGTTCACCTTCGCCGACCCGAGCGGGAACGTCCTCGGCGTCTGGGCCCAGCGCTGACGCCGCGACCGCGAACCGCCATGATGGGCCCCATGCAGCTGCCGGTGATGCCACCTGTCAAGCCGATGCTGGCCAAGTCGGTGCCCGAGGTGCCCACCGGCGCGCTCAGCTACGAGCCGAAGTGGGACGGTTTCCGCTCGATCGTCTTCCGCGACGGCGACGAGGTGGAGATCGGCTCGCGCAACGAGCGCCCGATGACCCGGTACTTCCCCGAGCTGGTGACCGCCTTCACCGAGCAGTTCCCCGAGCGGGTGGTGCTGGACGGCGAGATCGTCGTGGTGGTGGGGGACCGGCTGGAGTTCGAGGTGCTGCAGCAGCGGGTCCACCCCGCCGCGAGCCGGATCAAGCGCCTGGCCGGCGAGACCCCGGCGAGCTTCGTCGCCTTCGACCTGCTCGCCCTGGGCGACGAGGACCTGACCCGCGAGCCCTTCGAGCGCCGCCGCGCGCTGCTGGAGGAGGCGCTGGCCGACGTCCGGGCGCCGGTCCACCTGACCCCGGCCACCCGTGACGAGGCCCTGGCCCGGCGCTGGTTCTCCGAGTTCGAGGGCGCCGGGCTGGACGGCGTGGTGGCCAAGCCGCTGGACGGGGCCTACCTGCCGGACAAGCGGACGATGTTCAAGGTGAAGCACCAGCGCACCGCCGACTGCGTGGTCGCCGGCTACCGCACCCACAAGTCCGGACCGGACGCCATCGGCTCGCTGCTGCTCGGGCTCTACGACGAGGCCGGCGACCTGGCCAGCGTCGGGGTGATCGGTGCCTTCCCCGCCGCCCGGCGCAAGGAGCTCTTCACCGAGATGCAGGAGCTGGTGACCACCTTCGACGACCACCCCTGGGCCTGGGCCAAGCAGGAGGACGGGACGCGCACCCCGCGGAGCTCGGAGACCAGCCGCTGGAACGCCGGCAAGGACCTCTCCTTCACCCCGCTGCGGCCCGAGCTGGTGGTGGAGGTCCGCTACGAGCACATGGAGGGCGCCCGGTTCCGCCACACCGCCCAGTTCAACCGCTGGCGTCCCGACCGGGACCCCCGCTCCTGCACCTACGCGCAGCTGGAGGAGGTCGTCCGCTACGACCTCGCCGACATCTTCGCCCCGCCCGCCACCTCCTGACCCCCTGATCGGCTGTATGTCGTCCCGGTCACGCCCGGCGTGCCGCGGCGTGTCGTGATGTCCGGGGCTCACGGCGTACACGTCCCCAGGGCGAGCCAGGGACTGGGGCTGTGAGGCCCCGCCGTCCGGACGCCGCCGTCGGGTTCGGCCCTCCGGAGGTGCCCGCGGTCAGGGGGTGTCGGCGCGGGGGCTGCCCCCTGGAGACGTGTCGGCCGTGGTCTCGGGACAGCCGGACACGCCGCGCCGCGCCGAGCGTGACCACGACGACATACAGCCGGGCAGGGGGTCGGTCGGAGGTTGGGGCGACGTGGTGGGATGTGGGGATGATCACCGCTGAGCTCGCCGCCGAGCTGTCCCGCGCCGGACTGGGCTGGAAGCCCACCAACGGCGACCGGTTCATGATCCCGCGCCAGGAGCTGGACCACGAGGTGTACCTGGTCAGCGACATGACCATCGAGGTGGAGCACCAGGCCGTCGGTGGGGGGCTGGTCAAGTTCAACGGCACCACCGAGTGGGCCCTGGACAGCATCGCCCAGGGCGAGGTGGTGTGGCTGCCGCGCGAGGACCAGCTCCGGCACGCCCTCGGCGAGACCTTCCTCTCCCTGGCCCGGGTCTACGACTCCTGGGTGGTGACGGTGGAGGCCGACGGCGAGGAGGTCCGGGTGATCGACAACGACGTGGAGTGCGTCTACGCCAAGGCCCTGCTGCGCGTCCTGGGGGCCTCCGAGACGTCCTGAGCAGGGCCCGTCCCGGACGCCGCGGACCACGCCCGTAGCGTTGGCCCGAGCAGGTGGACGTCCGGTCCGCCCGCACAGCCTCAGGAGGAGCACCATGGCCGAGCAGGACCAGCTGAAGAAGGTCGTCGACATCATCTCCGGTTCCCGCTTCGCGATGGTCACCTCCAGGACCGCCGACGGGCACCTGGTCTCCCGGCCGCTCTCGCTGCAGGAGACCGAGTTCGACGGCGACCTCTGGTTCTTCGTCGACCGCCAGGCCGACCTGCTCGTGCAGATCACCATGGACCCCCGGGTCAACGTCTCGGTCACCGGTGACGGCAGCTGGGTCTCCGTGGCCGGCCGCGCCGAGGTGGTGCAGGACGAGGCCAAGGCCCAGGAGCTGTGGAACCCCTACGTCGCCGCCTGGTTCGCCGCCGAGGGCTCCACCGACGCCGACGCCAAGGACGCCGGTCCGGCCGAGCTGGGTGCGGTCCTGGTCAAGGTGGACGGCGACACCGCCGAGTACTGGCAGAGCAGCGGCAAGGTCGCGACCGCGGTGTCGCTGGTCAAGGCCCGCCTCACCGGCGGCGGCGCCACCGTCACCGGCGAGAACGAGGTCGTCGAGCTCCCGTGAGCAGCCGGCACCACGTGGTCTACGGCGCCGGCGCGGTCGGCGGCGTGGTCGGCGGCCTGCTGCACCGGGCCGGTCACCGGGTCACCCTGATCGCCCGCGGGGAGCACCTGCAGGCGCTGCAGCGCGACGGTCTGCACCTGATCAGCCCCTTCGGCGACGAGGTGCTGCCGGTGCCCGCCGTCGGCGACCCGGGCGAGATCGACTGGACCGGTGACGAGGTCGTGCACCTGGCGGTGAAGAGCGACGCCACCCCCACCGTCCTGTCCCGCCTGCACCAGGTCGCCCCGAGCGCGACACCGGTGGTCTGCCTGCAGAACGGGGTGGCCAACGAGCCGGCCGCGCTCCGCTGGTTCGGGCACGTGATCGGGGTCTGCGTGATGCTCCCGGCGACCCACCTCGAGCCGGGGCTGGTGGAGGCCGGCTCGACCAACGTGCCGGCGATCCTGGACTGCGGCCGGTACCCGGCGCTGCCCGACGGCGAGGTCGACCCGCTGGCCGAGGAGCTGGCCGAGGACCTCCGCAGCGCCGGGATGGAGTCGGTGGCCCGGTCGGACGTGATGGTCTGGAAGTACCGCAAGCTCGTCTCCAACCTCGGCAACGCCGTGGACGCCGCCTGCCCGCCCGGGGAGGACCGCGACGAGCTGGTGCGCCGCGCCCGCGTCGAGGGCGAGGAGGTGCTCGCCGCCGCCGGCATCGACCTGGTCAGCAGCGAGGCCGACCGCGAACGGCGGGGCGACCTGATCGCCACCCGTCCCGGTCGCGGCGGCAGCTCCACCTACCAGAGCCTGGCCCGGGGCACCGGCAGCGTGGAGGTCGACTGGCTCGCCGGGGAGATCGTGGCGGTCGCCCACTCGACCGGGCGGACCGCGCCGGTCAACGACCTGGTGCGGCGCGCGGCGGTGTCCCTGGTGGGGGGCGAGGCCCGCAGCATCCCGGCCGCCGACCTGCTCGCCCAGCTCAACGCCGGCTGACCCGTCGCCCACGCCTGAGAGGGGACCTGCTGTGCCCGAGGACACCGGACGCTTCCGGATCGGACCCACCGACTTCCTGCTCGACGGCGAGCCGCACCGCGTGCTCGCCGGCGCCCTGCACTACTTCCGGGTCCACCCCGGGCAGTGGGCGGACCGGATCGAGAAGGCCCGGCTGATGGGGCTGAACACCATCGAGACCTACGTGGCCTGGAACGAGCACGCCCCGCAGCCGGGGGTGTTCCGCACCGAGGGCCGGCACGACCTGGTCCGCTTCCTGGAGCTGGTGCACGAGGCGGGGATGCACGCGATCGTGCGGCCCGGCCCCTACATCTGCGCGGAGTGGGACAACGGTGGGCTGCCGGGGTGGCTGTTCGAGGACCCCGACATCGGGCTCCGCCGCTCCGAGCCGCGCTACCTGGCGGCCGTCCGCGGCTACCTGGACGCGCTGCTGCCCCTGATCGTGCCGCTGCAGATCGACCGCGGCGGCCCGGTGGTCCTGGTCCAGGTCGAGAACGAGTACGGCGCCTACGGCTCGGACCGGGCCTACCTCGAGGCGCTGGTCGAGCAGCTGCGCGCCTGCGGCATCACCGTGCCGCTGACCACCGTCGACCAGCCGACCGACGAGATGCTCGCGGCCGGGACGCTGCCCGGCCTGCTCACCACCGGCTCGTTCGGGTCGCGTGCCCAGGAGCGGCTGGAGGTGCTGCGCCGGCACCAGCCGACCGGGCCGCTGATGTGCTCGGAGTTCTGGGACGGCTGGTTCGACCACTGGGGCGAGCACCACCACACCACCAGCGTGGAGGCCGCCGCCGCGGAGCTGGACGCGCTGCTGGCCGCCGGCGCCTCGGTCAACATCTACATGTTCCACGGGGGGACGAACTTCGGCTTCACCAACGGCGCCAACCACAAGGGCATCTACCGGTCCCACGTCACCTCCTACGACTACGACGCCCCGCTGGACGAGACCGGCGCGCCCACCGCGAAGTACGCGGCCTTCAAGGAGGTGCTGGCCCGCTACACCGACGTCCCGGCCGAGGACCCGGCCCCGAGGCCGCCGGCCCCCGCCCTCGAGGTGCCGTTCCGGCGGCAGGTCCTGCTGGCCCTCGTGCAGGACCGCCTCGGGCCGGCGCAGGTCTCGGAGCGGCCGCCGACCATGGACCAGCTCGGCCGGTACCGCGGGTTCTGCCTCTACGCCGCCGACCTCGCGGGTCGGGGCGGGGTGCTGGCCCTGGACGGCGTCCGGGACCGGGCCGTGGTCAGCGTCGACGGCGTCACCGTCGGCACCCTGGAGCGGGACCGGCACGATCGGGCGCTCGTGCTGCCCCCGGGCCAGCGGCTGGAGCTGCTGGTCGAGGACCGCGGCCGGGTGAACTACGGACCCCGTCTCGGGGAGGCCAAGGGACTGGTCGGCGAGGTCACCCTGGACGGCCGCCCGCTGCGTGGTTGGACCGTGCGCCCGCTCGACCTGGACTCGGTCGGGCCGCAGCTGCTCACCGACGCGGTGCCGGTGCAGGGGCCCGTCGCCGGCCCGGCCTTCCTGTACGCCGAGGTGGAGCTGGACCAGCCCACCGACCTGTTCCTGGCCACCCACCGCTGGGGCAAGGGCGTGGTCTGGGTGAACGGCTTCAACCTCGGCCGCTACTGGTCCCGGGGTCCGCAGCACACCCTGTTCGTCCCCGCCCAGCAGCTGCGCAGCGGCACCAACGACCTGGTCGTGCTGGAGCTGCACGCGGTCGCCGACCCCACCTGCCGGTTCCTGGACGGCCCCGACCTCGGCCACCTCGAGGACTGAGCGGACCACCGGTCCCGCTCGCCGACGCCGGTCGGTGCGACGGCTCGCAGCAGGTCAGTACGCCGTGGCCAGCTCGCTGGAGAGCACGAGGCCGCCCCCACCGAGCAGCACGGTGTCCTCGTCGCTGGTGTCCAGCAGCACCCGCGGCGGGGTGTCGCGGTGCGGGGCGCTGGCGGCCAGCCGCTCCTCCAGCAGCGCCCGCACGCGCTCACCGCCACCCACGACGTCGCCGTGCATGATGTAGGTCTGCGAGGCCAGCATGTGCTCGTTGTTGGCCAGCCCGATGACCAGGTTGTCGGCGTACAGCTCCAGCAGCTCTCCGGCGCCCGGGTCCCCCTCGCCGGCCAGGGCGCTGAGGGCGGCGCAGGTCATCTGCGGACCGCCGGGCAGGCCTCGTGCCTCGGCCTGCGCGCGCAGCCAGCCCACCGTGGCCACCGTCTCCCAGCAGCCCCGCCGACCGCACAGGCAGGTGGCCCCGCCGAGGTCGACCACGATGTGCCCGTACTCGCCGCCGGCGCCGTGGAAGCCGCGGAACACCTCGCCCTCGTGCACGATCCCCATCCCCAGCGCCTCACCGGTGTAGACGGAGGCGAAGTGGTCGATGCCCCGGCCCAGCCCGAACCACTTGTCGCCCAGGGCGAGCACCCGGGGGTGGTGGTCGACGCTCACCGGTGTGTCGAACCGCGAGGAGAGGAGCTCGGCCACCGCGAAGCCGTTCATCACCGGGGCCAGGTGCAGGGAGATGATCGTCCCGGTCGTGGTGTCCACCATCCCGGCCGCGGCGATCCCGATGCCCAGCAGGGTCCGGTCCGCGAAGCACTCCCCGGCCAGCTCCAGCAGCGCCGCGGAGATGCGCTCCAGCGGCCAGTGCGGGTCGATCCGCCGTTCCCCGGACGTCCTGATGGTGCCGTCCATGCCCAGCCGGGCGGCCGTCAGCCGGTCCGAGGCGATGCGCACCGACCCGAGCTCGGCCCCGTCCCGGTTGAACCACAGCGGGCGCGCGGGCTTGCCCCCGGCGGGGGAGGCGGCCAGCGCCTCACCCTCGACCAGGCTCCCGTCGTCGACGAGGGGCTGCAGGATCGCGGCGATGGTGGCGCGGTTCACCCCGAGGGAGCGCGCCAGCGCCGCCCGGCTGGTCGGACCGTCCCGCAGCAGCTGCTGCAGCACACGGGAGCGGTTGCTGCGGCCCATGGTGCTCGGGCTGAGCAGCCGCGTCCTCGCGGAAGAGGTCGTCCTCGTCACTGCGCACCTCTCGTCGGGGCTGTCGCCCAACTGTCACCTCGTTGACCCTTTCGTGACCTGCCGGGCCTAGGCAAGACCGGAGTCACTATGTAAGTTAACCATTCATACATACCGCCGGACGAGCAGGAGCGCAGTGATGGCAGGACGAGTCGGAGCCCGTGTCGCGGTGGTCGGAGCCGGCATCCGCGGTTCCATGTTCGCCCGGGCCCTGCAGCAGAACCCCGCCGCGGAGCTGGTCGCCCTGGTCGAGCCCTCCGAGCCGACCCGCGACCGGGTCGCCCAGGAGCTGGGCGTCCCCGCCTACGCCGACGTGGCCGAGCTGCTGGAGCACCACGACGACCTGACCGGCGCCGTGATCGCCACCCCCGACTTCGCCCACCGCGACGCCGCCGTCCGCTGTGCGGCAGCGGGGCTGGACCTGCTCGTGGAGAAGCCGCTGGCCACCACCACCGAGGACGCCGAGGCCATCACCGCGGCGGTGGAGGAGGCCGGGGTCCGCGCCGTGGTCGGCTTCGAGAACCGCTGGAACGAGAAGTTCAGCGAGGTGCGGCGCCAGCTGGCCAGCAAGGAGCACGGGCGGGTGGTGCACCAGGTCTCCAACCTCAACGACACCGTGTTCGTGCCCACCGAGATGCTCTCCTGGGCGGCGGACAGCTCCCCGGCCTGGTTCCTGATGCCGCACAGCCTCGACCTGTCCATGTGGCTGGCCGACGCCGTCCCGGTCGAGGTCTTCGCCCGCGGGGTGCAGCGGGTGCTGCCCGCCCTCGGCGTCCCCACCTGGGACGCGGTCACCGCCTCCTTCCGGATGTCCGACGACTCCGTGGTGGTGCTCAACTCCTCCTGGGTGCTGCCCACCTCGATGCCGTCGGTCTTCGACTTCCGCCACGAGGTCCACACCGACACCACCACCTACCAGATCGAGATCAGCCCGAGCGGGGTCACCCGCTACGACGCCGACCGGGGCAGCTGGCTGCAGTTCGGGGTCCACACCCACGAGCGCACCGGGCGGCTGCGCGGCGTCCCGATCGACATGGTCGACGACTTCGTCGAGCTGCTGAACGGCGCCGAGATCGACCTCCCCGACGTCCGTCACGGCCTGACCGTCACACGCAGCATCGAGGCCGTCCACGCCAGCCTGGCCAGCGGCCAGCCCGAGACCATCACCGCCTGAGGGTCGCGCCCGACCGGGCCCGACCTCTGACCGCCACAAGGAGACCCATCATGGCCAGTGCCTTCTCTCGCCGTCGCGCGATCCAGCTGGGAGCCGCCGCCGCCGGCGCGATGACCCTCGGCGGGTGCGTCAGCGCCAACGACCCGGCCGCCGGTGGTGGGGCCACCGACGCCGCCG
The sequence above is a segment of the Auraticoccus monumenti genome. Coding sequences within it:
- a CDS encoding Gfo/Idh/MocA family protein, which produces MGEPLNVAMVGCGNIAAQYLASLSRLGGLRLAAVVDAVPAAAERVSAETGAPARTVEEVLADDGIDAVLNLTPPQMHAPLSISALEAGKHVYLEKPFATSLADADAMLRAATAAGRRLGSAPDTVLGTGVQTARQLVDSGAIGQPVAATAFMMSPGHESWHPNPAFYYQHGAGPLLDMGVYYLTALVTLLGPIEGVSAMGSRVRSQRVVPEGAPRAGEVIEPEVDTHVSAVLRHESGVLSTLVVSFDAPASRLPRIELYGTEASLDVPDPNRFDDPVGISTEMRGTTFTPVPPSAGYREAGRGYGLADMARAILRDEPHRQSAELGYHVNEVMERALESIQERREVAVRSRCERPAAVPLDATPDVA
- a CDS encoding Gfo/Idh/MocA family protein, translating into MSRAHRPLRVAMIGYAFMGAAHSQAWRNVHRFFDLELTPEMAVLVGRDAEAVAAAATTLGWAETSTDWREVVARDDIDVVDICTPGDTHAEIALAALAAGKHVLCEKPLANTVAEAEEMVAAAERARAEGVRSMVGFSYRRVPAVALMRQMVAEGAVGEIRHIRGLYLQDWIVDPEFPLVWRLQKDKAGSGALGDIGAHILDMAQFVTGQRLSSLTARTETFVKERPLVEQAGGSGGKLGASAAGARTGPVTVDDAAVVLARTDGGALATFEATRFATGRRNRISLEVNGSAGSLAFDFEQMNELQHYDHSLGDRAGFSTISVTEPTHPYLEAWWPPGHGLGYEHTFVNQARDFLVALAAGEDPSPSFADGAQIQQLLAAVETSSAEGSWQQL
- a CDS encoding VOC family protein, with product MPNLHHVIDYVELGVTDLPAARSFYEQAFGWAFTDYGPGYAGIQGPGGEGEVGGITTTRRPGGEGPLVLLYSDDLDATLAGVTAAGGTVVTEPEVFPGGRRFTFADPSGNVLGVWAQR
- a CDS encoding ATP-dependent DNA ligase, whose product is MQLPVMPPVKPMLAKSVPEVPTGALSYEPKWDGFRSIVFRDGDEVEIGSRNERPMTRYFPELVTAFTEQFPERVVLDGEIVVVVGDRLEFEVLQQRVHPAASRIKRLAGETPASFVAFDLLALGDEDLTREPFERRRALLEEALADVRAPVHLTPATRDEALARRWFSEFEGAGLDGVVAKPLDGAYLPDKRTMFKVKHQRTADCVVAGYRTHKSGPDAIGSLLLGLYDEAGDLASVGVIGAFPAARRKELFTEMQELVTTFDDHPWAWAKQEDGTRTPRSSETSRWNAGKDLSFTPLRPELVVEVRYEHMEGARFRHTAQFNRWRPDRDPRSCTYAQLEEVVRYDLADIFAPPATS
- a CDS encoding pyridoxamine 5'-phosphate oxidase family protein; this translates as MAEQDQLKKVVDIISGSRFAMVTSRTADGHLVSRPLSLQETEFDGDLWFFVDRQADLLVQITMDPRVNVSVTGDGSWVSVAGRAEVVQDEAKAQELWNPYVAAWFAAEGSTDADAKDAGPAELGAVLVKVDGDTAEYWQSSGKVATAVSLVKARLTGGGATVTGENEVVELP
- a CDS encoding ketopantoate reductase family protein; its protein translation is MSSRHHVVYGAGAVGGVVGGLLHRAGHRVTLIARGEHLQALQRDGLHLISPFGDEVLPVPAVGDPGEIDWTGDEVVHLAVKSDATPTVLSRLHQVAPSATPVVCLQNGVANEPAALRWFGHVIGVCVMLPATHLEPGLVEAGSTNVPAILDCGRYPALPDGEVDPLAEELAEDLRSAGMESVARSDVMVWKYRKLVSNLGNAVDAACPPGEDRDELVRRARVEGEEVLAAAGIDLVSSEADRERRGDLIATRPGRGGSSTYQSLARGTGSVEVDWLAGEIVAVAHSTGRTAPVNDLVRRAAVSLVGGEARSIPAADLLAQLNAG
- a CDS encoding glycoside hydrolase family 35 protein; this encodes MPEDTGRFRIGPTDFLLDGEPHRVLAGALHYFRVHPGQWADRIEKARLMGLNTIETYVAWNEHAPQPGVFRTEGRHDLVRFLELVHEAGMHAIVRPGPYICAEWDNGGLPGWLFEDPDIGLRRSEPRYLAAVRGYLDALLPLIVPLQIDRGGPVVLVQVENEYGAYGSDRAYLEALVEQLRACGITVPLTTVDQPTDEMLAAGTLPGLLTTGSFGSRAQERLEVLRRHQPTGPLMCSEFWDGWFDHWGEHHHTTSVEAAAAELDALLAAGASVNIYMFHGGTNFGFTNGANHKGIYRSHVTSYDYDAPLDETGAPTAKYAAFKEVLARYTDVPAEDPAPRPPAPALEVPFRRQVLLALVQDRLGPAQVSERPPTMDQLGRYRGFCLYAADLAGRGGVLALDGVRDRAVVSVDGVTVGTLERDRHDRALVLPPGQRLELLVEDRGRVNYGPRLGEAKGLVGEVTLDGRPLRGWTVRPLDLDSVGPQLLTDAVPVQGPVAGPAFLYAEVELDQPTDLFLATHRWGKGVVWVNGFNLGRYWSRGPQHTLFVPAQQLRSGTNDLVVLELHAVADPTCRFLDGPDLGHLED
- a CDS encoding ROK family transcriptional regulator, with the protein product MTRTTSSARTRLLSPSTMGRSNRSRVLQQLLRDGPTSRAALARSLGVNRATIAAILQPLVDDGSLVEGEALAASPAGGKPARPLWFNRDGAELGSVRIASDRLTAARLGMDGTIRTSGERRIDPHWPLERISAALLELAGECFADRTLLGIGIAAAGMVDTTTGTIISLHLAPVMNGFAVAELLSSRFDTPVSVDHHPRVLALGDKWFGLGRGIDHFASVYTGEALGMGIVHEGEVFRGFHGAGGEYGHIVVDLGGATCLCGRRGCWETVATVGWLRAQAEARGLPGGPQMTCAALSALAGEGDPGAGELLELYADNLVIGLANNEHMLASQTYIMHGDVVGGGERVRALLEERLAASAPHRDTPPRVLLDTSDEDTVLLGGGGLVLSSELATAY
- a CDS encoding Gfo/Idh/MocA family protein, with product MAGRVGARVAVVGAGIRGSMFARALQQNPAAELVALVEPSEPTRDRVAQELGVPAYADVAELLEHHDDLTGAVIATPDFAHRDAAVRCAAAGLDLLVEKPLATTTEDAEAITAAVEEAGVRAVVGFENRWNEKFSEVRRQLASKEHGRVVHQVSNLNDTVFVPTEMLSWAADSSPAWFLMPHSLDLSMWLADAVPVEVFARGVQRVLPALGVPTWDAVTASFRMSDDSVVVLNSSWVLPTSMPSVFDFRHEVHTDTTTYQIEISPSGVTRYDADRGSWLQFGVHTHERTGRLRGVPIDMVDDFVELLNGAEIDLPDVRHGLTVTRSIEAVHASLASGQPETITA